The genomic stretch CCGCCGAGTGGTGGCACCAGATGGTCACGGTCATCCGCACGCTGCGCACCCTCCCGGTGGAGTGGTGAGCGCGGTGTCCGGCTCGCGGATCAGTGGGCTGGGCGGATACCGGCCCCGGCGCACGGTCACCAACGAGGAGATCGCCGAGCGGGCTCCCGTCACCGTGGAATGGATCGAGACCCGCACCGGCATCCACACGCGAGGGCACGCCGGTGACGGGGAGAGCATCGTCGACATGGGCGAGCACGCCTCCCGCGCCGCGCTGCGCGACGCGGGCGTGACCCCGGACGAGATCGACCTCGTCATCCTGGCCACCCAGACCATGCTGCGGCCGATCCCGTCCGGCGCGCCCGAGCTCGCCGCCCGCCTCGGCTGCACGGGCGCGGGCGCCTACGACCTCAACGCGGCCTGCGCGGGCCTCACCTACGGCATCGCCGTGGCCTCCGACGCGGTGCGGCTCGGCAACGCACGGCACGTCCTCGTCGTCGGTTCGGAGCGGCTGACGGACTGGACCACACCGGATATCTCCGACGTCTACGCGCTGCTGGCCGACGGTGCCGGCGCCGTCGTCGTCTCGTCCTCGGACCGCCTGGACATCGGCCCGGCCGTGTGGGGCTCGGCCGGTGAGCACCGCGAGGCGCTGTGGGTGCCCGAGGACGGCGAGCACATCGCGATGAAGGGCCGCCAGGTCTTCAAGTGGACGCTGGACCACATGCCGACCGCGGCGCGACGAGCGTGCGCGATGGCCGGTGTGGAGCTGTCGGACGTGGCGTGGCTGGTGCTGCACCAGGCCAACCGCCGCATCATCGACGCGATCGCGACCGAGCTGAAGTTCGAACCCGACCAGGTCGCGCGTGACGTGGTGGACAGCGGCAACACCTCGACCGCCTCCATCCCGCTGGCGCTGTGCCGGCTGCGCGAGGAGGGCCGCGTACGTCCCGGCGACCGGGCCCTGTTCCTCGGTTTCGGCGCCGGCCTCACCTACGCCGGACAAGTCGTCACCCTGTATTGAGAGAGCCGGAGGTCATCATTCCGATGCCGGAGCAAGAAATCCTGGACAGGCTCGCCGAACTGATCCGCGAGCAGACCGAGTTCACGGGCGCGATCACCGCCGACACCGCGTTCCGGCGGGACCTCGACATGGACTCGCTGTCCACGGTCGAGCTGATCTCGGCCACCGAGCGGGTCTTCGACGTGCTCATCCCCTACGAGGAACTGGACGACTTCGGCTCGGTGGGGGAGCTGGCCGGCTACGTCGCGAAGCTCAGGACCGGATGAGCCGTCCGGTCCCCGTCTGCCTCGAGGACTTGTCCGCCGCCGCCGCCTCGCTACTGCCCGCCGATGTCTGGGGGTACGTGGCAGGCGGCGCCGGCGACGAGTCCACCGTTCATCTCAACACCGAGGCGCTGCGCGCGATACGACTGGTGCCCCGGGTACTCGCCGATGTGAGCCGGCGCAGTACGCGGGGCGAGCTGCTGCGGGACAGCTGCGCGCTGCCCGTGGCGATCGCGCCGATGGCGTACCAGAAACTGCTGCACCCCGACGGAGAGAACGCGATGGCCCGCGCGGCCAAGCGGGCCGGGGTGCCCTTCGTCCTTCCGATGCTCAGCAGCGTCGCGCTGGAGGAGGTCGCGGCCGTCGGCGGCGCCCTGTGGCTCCAGCTGTACTGGCTGCGGGACCGCGGCCAGACCCGGGAGCTGATCCAGCGGGCCGAGGCCGCGGGCGTGGGCGCCCTCATGCTCACCGCCGACATGCCGGTGATGGGACGCAGGCTGCGCGATCTCAGGTGCGGCTTCAGCCTGCCCGACCACATCCATGCCGCCAACTTCGGCGCGGAGCAGAATGCTGCGGCCCGGGAACGCCACGAGGGCAACTCGGCCATCGCCGGGCACACGGCGCTCACCTTCGATCCGTCGCTGAACTGGTCCGACGTGGAGTGGCTGCGCGCCCAGACATCGCTCCCCCTGGTCGTCAAGGGCATCCTGCACCCGCAGGACGCCACCCGCGCGGCGGAGGTCGGAGCCGACGCGGTGGTGGTGTCCAATCACGGCGGCCGGCAGCTCGACCGGTCGGTGGCCGGCACAGCCGTGCTTCCCCGGGTGCGCGACGCCGTGGGCGATCGCTGCACCGTCCTGTTCGACGGCGGCATCCGCTCGGGCAGCGACATCCTGTGCGCCCTGGCGCTCGGCGCGGACGCCGTGCTCGTGGGCCGTCCGGCACTCTGGGCACTCGCCGTCGGCGCGGAGGAGGCGGTGGCCGAAGCCCTGGAGCTGCTGCGAGCGGAACTGGACACCGCCATGGCCATCACCGGGTGCCGCACCGTCGGCGATGCCCGCGCCCTGACCGTCCTCGGCCCTCTTCCCTGTCAGTACCAGGTGAGCACCGCCGCCCCAGCCGTCATCCCGCCGCCCACCGCGGCCAGCAGCACTCGCTCACCGCGCTCGAAGGGCCGTTCCTCCTGCGCCGCCTGCAGTGTCAGCGGGATCGACGCGGCCACGGTGTTGCCCAGCCGGGGCGCCGTGAAGACGACCTTGGCCCGGTCGATCCCGGCCCGATCGGCGAATGTCTCGATCAGCCTGGTGTTGGCCTGGTGGAGGACGAACCGCCCGATGTCCTCCAGCCGCAGCCCGCACTCCTCCAGCACCTCGCCGGTGAGCTTGTCGAGCACCGAGAGCGCGTAATCGCGTACGGCACGGCCGTCCATGCGGAAGAGATGTTCCCCCGCGCTGCGCGCCCGGTCGTCCAGCGGCGTGCGCGTACCGCCCGCCTCGACGCCCACGTAGTGGTGCAGCTCGCCGTTGGCGACGAGCCGGATGGCCTGGATGCCGTACCCGTCCGGTACCTCCCCGAGCAGTACGGCGCCCGCGCCGTCGCCGAACAGGCTCACCGTACGCCGGTCCGAGCGGTCCATGATCGTGGAGAACATGTCCGCTGCGGCAAGGATCGCGTACGACCCGTGCCGACGAGTGGCGAGCATTCCCTCGGCGACCGCCAGTCCGTACAGGAAACCGCTGCACACGGCATTCACGTCGAAGGCGGCCAGTCCCTGCAGTCCCAGTTTGTGCTGGAGGATGGCTGCCGTGGCCGGCTGGGGCACGTCCGGCGTGGACGTCGCCACGATCAGCGCGGCCAGTCGCTGCCGCTGCTGGTCGTCGAGACGGTCGAGAACGTCACGCACCGCGGGTACGGCGAGGTCGGAGGTGGTGGTGCCGGGGTCCGCGTAGCGGCGTTCCAGCACCCCGGTCCGCTCCG from Streptomyces roseochromogenus subsp. oscitans DS 12.976 encodes the following:
- a CDS encoding acyl carrier protein, with product MPEQEILDRLAELIREQTEFTGAITADTAFRRDLDMDSLSTVELISATERVFDVLIPYEELDDFGSVGELAGYVAKLRTG
- a CDS encoding 3-oxoacyl-ACP synthase III family protein → MPIGILDVGSYVPPTVVDNHRISLWTGKPADWVTERTGVLERRYADPGTTTSDLAVPAVRDVLDRLDDQQRQRLAALIVATSTPDVPQPATAAILQHKLGLQGLAAFDVNAVCSGFLYGLAVAEGMLATRRHGSYAILAAADMFSTIMDRSDRRTVSLFGDGAGAVLLGEVPDGYGIQAIRLVANGELHHYVGVEAGGTRTPLDDRARSAGEHLFRMDGRAVRDYALSVLDKLTGEVLEECGLRLEDIGRFVLHQANTRLIETFADRAGIDRAKVVFTAPRLGNTVAASIPLTLQAAQEERPFERGERVLLAAVGGGMTAGAAVLTWY
- a CDS encoding beta-ketoacyl-ACP synthase 3, with product MSAVSGSRISGLGGYRPRRTVTNEEIAERAPVTVEWIETRTGIHTRGHAGDGESIVDMGEHASRAALRDAGVTPDEIDLVILATQTMLRPIPSGAPELAARLGCTGAGAYDLNAACAGLTYGIAVASDAVRLGNARHVLVVGSERLTDWTTPDISDVYALLADGAGAVVVSSSDRLDIGPAVWGSAGEHREALWVPEDGEHIAMKGRQVFKWTLDHMPTAARRACAMAGVELSDVAWLVLHQANRRIIDAIATELKFEPDQVARDVVDSGNTSTASIPLALCRLREEGRVRPGDRALFLGFGAGLTYAGQVVTLY